The following are encoded together in the Streptomyces tsukubensis genome:
- a CDS encoding NAD(P)/FAD-dependent oxidoreductase: MAPSAMTRPTAALVDVQPLAFWLDDPDRPAPEAPLVGDAQCDLLVVGGGYSGLWTALLAKERDPSRDVVLVEGREAGWAASGRNGGFCAASLTHGLPNGLDRWPSEIAKLEQLGGRNLDAIQAAVARYGIDCDFQRTGEIDIATQPHQVAELRAARDTAARHGFTGLELLDQDAVRAEVDSPTFLAGLHDPCGVALLNPARLAWGLKRACLALGVRVHEHTAALELARYGSGMAVRTPHGRVFARRVALGTNVFRSLVRRTRPYTVPVYDYALMTEPLSGTRLASIGWKNRQGLGDNANQFHYFRLSADNRVLWGGYDAIYPYGGKVRASYDHRPETYERLAARFFQCFPQLEGVRFTHAWGGAIDTCSRFSAFFGAAHGGRVAYAAGYTGLGVGATRFGAEVMLDLLAGERTERTELTMVRTKPVPFPPEPLAWGGIELTKRSMARADRNGGRRNLWLRTMDRLGLGFDS, encoded by the coding sequence GCGGCTACAGCGGCCTGTGGACCGCGCTGCTGGCCAAGGAGCGCGACCCCTCGCGCGACGTGGTTCTCGTCGAGGGCAGAGAGGCAGGGTGGGCCGCCTCGGGGCGTAACGGCGGCTTCTGCGCCGCGTCTCTCACGCATGGCCTTCCCAACGGTCTCGACCGATGGCCGAGCGAGATCGCCAAACTGGAACAGCTCGGCGGGCGCAATCTGGACGCCATCCAGGCTGCTGTCGCGCGCTACGGCATCGACTGCGACTTCCAACGCACCGGTGAGATCGACATCGCCACTCAGCCGCACCAGGTCGCGGAATTGCGCGCGGCACGGGACACGGCGGCGCGGCACGGCTTCACCGGCCTGGAACTCCTCGACCAGGATGCTGTCCGGGCCGAGGTCGACTCCCCGACCTTCCTGGCCGGCCTGCACGATCCGTGCGGCGTCGCCCTCCTGAACCCGGCCCGGCTGGCGTGGGGCCTCAAACGTGCCTGCCTCGCCCTCGGGGTACGCGTCCACGAGCACACCGCCGCACTCGAACTGGCCAGGTACGGATCCGGAATGGCAGTACGCACTCCGCACGGCCGTGTCTTCGCGCGGCGTGTGGCACTCGGCACCAACGTATTTCGCTCGCTGGTGCGGCGTACGCGCCCCTACACGGTGCCCGTCTACGACTACGCGCTCATGACCGAACCGCTCTCCGGCACACGACTCGCTTCGATCGGCTGGAAGAACCGACAGGGCCTCGGCGACAACGCCAATCAGTTCCACTACTTCAGGCTGTCCGCCGACAACCGCGTCCTGTGGGGCGGTTACGACGCCATCTATCCGTACGGCGGCAAAGTGCGCGCTTCGTACGACCACCGACCCGAGACCTACGAACGTCTTGCTGCCCGGTTCTTCCAGTGTTTCCCCCAGTTGGAGGGCGTCCGCTTCACCCACGCCTGGGGCGGCGCCATCGACACCTGCTCCCGTTTCTCGGCCTTCTTCGGCGCGGCCCACGGAGGGCGCGTCGCCTACGCGGCCGGTTACACGGGCCTCGGCGTGGGCGCCACCCGCTTCGGCGCCGAGGTGATGCTCGATCTGCTCGCCGGGGAGCGCACCGAGCGCACGGAACTGACGATGGTCCGCACCAAGCCCGTGCCGTTCCCACCCGAACCCCTCGCCTGGGGCGGGATAGAGCTCACCAAGAGATCCATGGCACGGGCCGACCGCAACGGCGGCCGACGGAACCTCTGGCTGAGGACCATGGACCGGCTGGGGCTGGGGTTCGACAGCTGA
- a CDS encoding phosphatase PAP2 family protein — MPRGVAEFLSDLGNTTIALPVLAVVIAYSGWQSHRRRTARWWLPGLSAAVSMAAVPALVVPFKEFVARPAPPTMEGVGYYPSGHTATASVAYGACVLLILPLLRSPVTRRVLRISWAVLSVAVGIGLVRCAYHWPLDVLASWCLAVILLELMALTAQRENTGPGPRGQRRPSPRRPREGRGDSRTAD, encoded by the coding sequence ATGCCCAGGGGCGTCGCGGAGTTCCTCTCCGACCTGGGCAACACCACCATCGCGCTGCCGGTCCTGGCCGTGGTGATCGCTTACTCCGGCTGGCAGAGCCACCGCCGCCGGACCGCCCGGTGGTGGCTGCCGGGGCTGTCGGCGGCGGTCAGCATGGCAGCGGTCCCCGCGCTGGTCGTACCGTTCAAGGAATTCGTCGCCCGCCCCGCACCCCCCACCATGGAGGGCGTCGGCTACTACCCCTCCGGCCACACAGCTACTGCCTCCGTGGCCTACGGTGCCTGCGTACTGCTGATCCTGCCGTTGCTGCGCTCCCCCGTCACACGCCGCGTCCTAAGGATCAGCTGGGCCGTCCTGAGCGTGGCCGTGGGGATCGGACTGGTGCGTTGCGCGTACCACTGGCCCCTGGATGTTCTGGCGAGCTGGTGCCTCGCCGTGATCCTCCTTGAACTGATGGCACTGACCGCGCAGCGGGAGAACACCGGTCCGGGGCCCCGGGGTCAGCGACGCCCCTCCCCGCGGAGACCCAGAGAGGGCCGAGGCGACAGCCGGACAGCGGACTGA
- a CDS encoding acyl-CoA dehydrogenase family protein, translating to MTAPPTHTSEAPEPGTSRSGVTEREARQVAEAAREQDWHKPSFAKELFLGRFRLDLIHPHPVPTDEATRRGEEFLARLRAFCETRIDGALIEREACIPDEVIAGLKELGALGMKIDTQYGGLGLTQVYYNRALALVGSASPAIGALLSAHQSIGVPQPLKQFGTQEQRDVFLPRCARTDISAFLLTEPDVGSDPARLATSAVRDGDEYVLDGVKLWTTNGVVADLLVVMARVPRSGEEKGGITAFVVEATSEGITVENRNVFMGLRGLENGVTRFHQVRVPAANRIGPEGAGLKIALTTLNTGRLSLPAMCVGSGKWCLKIAREWSAAREQWGRPVALHEAVGAKIAFIAATTFALEAVVDLSSQMADENRNDIRIEAALAKLYGSEMGWLIADELVQIRGGRGFETADSLAARGERAVPAEQLLRDMRINRIFEGSTEIMHLLIAREAVDAHLSVAGDLIDPEKSLGDKAKAGARAGGFYARWLPKLVTGPGQLPGSYGEFHPAGHADLSGHLRYVERTARKLARSTFYAMSRWQGRMETKQGFLGRIVDIGAELFAMSAACVRAELLRTSDDHGREAYQLADAFCRQARIRADELFARLWTNTDDVDHKVVKGVLAGTYAWLEEGVIDASGEGPWIADATPGPSQRENVHRTIG from the coding sequence ATGACCGCACCACCCACGCACACATCCGAGGCACCGGAGCCCGGAACATCGCGCTCCGGAGTGACCGAGCGGGAGGCCAGGCAGGTCGCCGAGGCGGCAAGGGAACAGGACTGGCACAAGCCGAGCTTCGCCAAGGAACTGTTCCTCGGCCGTTTCAGGCTCGATCTGATCCATCCCCACCCGGTGCCGACCGACGAGGCCACACGCCGCGGCGAAGAGTTCCTGGCGAGGCTGCGTGCATTCTGCGAAACGCGCATCGACGGCGCGCTCATCGAGCGCGAGGCGTGCATCCCCGATGAAGTGATCGCCGGACTCAAAGAGCTCGGCGCACTCGGCATGAAGATCGACACCCAGTACGGCGGACTCGGTCTCACCCAGGTGTACTACAACCGGGCCCTCGCACTGGTCGGCTCCGCCAGCCCGGCCATCGGCGCACTGCTCTCGGCCCATCAGTCGATCGGCGTGCCACAGCCACTCAAACAGTTCGGGACGCAGGAACAACGAGACGTATTCCTGCCGCGTTGCGCGCGTACGGACATCTCCGCCTTTCTGCTTACGGAACCCGATGTCGGTTCCGACCCGGCCAGGCTCGCGACGTCCGCCGTTCGCGACGGCGACGAGTACGTCCTGGACGGTGTGAAACTCTGGACGACCAATGGCGTCGTGGCCGACCTTCTGGTCGTCATGGCCCGCGTGCCGCGATCCGGGGAAGAGAAGGGCGGCATCACGGCGTTCGTCGTGGAAGCGACAAGTGAGGGCATCACTGTCGAGAACCGCAACGTGTTCATGGGCCTGCGCGGCCTGGAGAACGGCGTCACCCGCTTCCACCAGGTCAGGGTCCCGGCGGCGAACCGTATCGGTCCTGAGGGCGCGGGACTCAAGATCGCCCTCACCACATTGAACACGGGGCGCCTGTCCCTGCCTGCGATGTGCGTGGGATCCGGCAAATGGTGCCTGAAGATCGCTCGCGAGTGGTCGGCCGCGCGTGAGCAGTGGGGCAGGCCAGTCGCCCTGCACGAGGCGGTAGGTGCGAAGATCGCCTTCATCGCGGCCACGACCTTCGCGCTCGAAGCGGTCGTTGATCTCTCCTCGCAGATGGCCGACGAGAACCGTAACGACATCCGTATCGAGGCTGCCCTCGCCAAGCTGTACGGCTCGGAGATGGGCTGGCTCATCGCTGACGAACTGGTTCAGATTCGCGGCGGGCGCGGGTTCGAGACGGCCGACTCTCTCGCGGCGCGCGGGGAACGTGCTGTCCCCGCAGAACAGTTGCTGCGCGACATGCGAATCAACCGCATCTTTGAGGGCTCGACCGAGATCATGCATCTCCTGATCGCCAGGGAGGCAGTCGACGCCCATCTGTCGGTAGCGGGCGACCTGATCGACCCGGAAAAGTCCCTTGGTGACAAGGCCAAGGCAGGCGCGCGGGCCGGCGGCTTCTATGCCCGGTGGCTACCGAAACTCGTCACCGGCCCCGGTCAGCTCCCTGGTTCGTACGGGGAGTTCCATCCGGCCGGGCACGCCGATCTCTCGGGCCACTTGCGCTACGTCGAGCGGACCGCCAGGAAACTGGCACGAAGCACCTTCTACGCCATGTCGCGCTGGCAGGGACGTATGGAGACCAAACAGGGCTTCCTCGGCAGGATCGTGGACATCGGAGCCGAGCTCTTCGCCATGAGTGCCGCATGTGTACGGGCCGAACTGCTGCGGACCTCGGACGATCACGGTCGTGAGGCATATCAGCTCGCCGACGCCTTCTGCCGCCAGGCCCGTATCCGTGCGGACGAACTCTTCGCCAGGTTGTGGACCAACACCGACGACGTCGACCACAAGGTCGTGAAAGGTGTGCTCGCCGGGACGTACGCCTGGCTGGAGGAAGGTGTCATCGACGCGAGTGGCGAAGGACCGTGGATCGCGGACGCGACACCAGGCCCTTCGCAACGGGAGAACGTGCACCGCACGATCGGCTGA
- a CDS encoding ATP-binding protein — protein MSGQQWPTAPKNQSSESDFRPPPLPAMPPHTPGQQPVSTWDAPERGNGAAPVPQEPSFPPYAGAAPGSEPFHPGGPPVYGTPTYSGADSPIGVPALPGQHSRLPARPDRAPGVLESATPQDGSAFLTWLRAPRPAAEPGVWRFGHRPKPQEVAQPVPARQLLSGAVIAFLVGWLLWSLLWNGYLGGWWLLPLYAAIPDSWAEPHSVASVVVVYAYYAIIALAIMTAVGRLGRWGEVWRRYGTPAWRRAAPPPPPRHAPEEDPARWPHLRAAGAEAAADRLTAEAGAGLMRDVDHARISRAWHSVQAGRHAMGAFTESVLRDGAAACLHPSGNRDLPSRAARHDLVTAQVRLGTSADDQRNPYAYRGTGLALGPDLLGTSLLAVGPAGSGKTGRVVWPLAESLCLQALAGRAAVVVVGAAGSGLGPADDYDVIVRVGNPDSAYDIDLYGGATDPDEAAAVLAEALAGDLTQPHPGADSRRSTTVLAQLLGPFRAVHGRFPSVPELRELLDGAPAPLAALRRALEDEGQLGMVRELDARARQSGTSTDPGTVLADRVALLDRPAFSGFFDTSGQSRPFSLRSLDHPVRVRIDLPERGHADASRILARLVLAQFSMSVAARVDRSLFACLVVDDATGTITPESVRGIQRLRSAHAGVVLTLRTLDDVPRPLRGPLLGAAGCRMALSGVTPWDGQDFAEVWGKEWTETRDITDRQIVADEPLAKATHFVRKVITGKAPTAQSVTVRKVERERWSASELAHAVPPGHAVLSLTTVRGEHAPPLLVDLTG, from the coding sequence ATGTCAGGACAGCAATGGCCGACGGCGCCCAAGAACCAGTCCTCCGAGAGCGATTTCAGGCCCCCGCCTTTGCCGGCGATGCCACCGCACACCCCAGGACAGCAGCCGGTGTCCACATGGGACGCTCCCGAGCGAGGGAACGGGGCCGCACCCGTGCCGCAGGAGCCCAGCTTCCCCCCTTACGCCGGTGCCGCGCCGGGAAGCGAACCGTTCCACCCCGGCGGCCCGCCGGTGTACGGGACGCCGACCTACAGCGGCGCGGACAGCCCGATCGGCGTACCCGCGCTGCCCGGGCAGCACTCCCGCCTGCCCGCGAGGCCCGACCGGGCGCCGGGGGTACTCGAAAGCGCCACGCCGCAGGACGGCTCCGCGTTCCTCACCTGGCTACGGGCTCCGCGTCCCGCGGCCGAACCCGGCGTATGGCGGTTCGGGCACCGTCCGAAGCCGCAGGAGGTGGCACAGCCGGTCCCCGCGAGGCAGCTGCTCAGCGGCGCCGTCATCGCCTTCCTCGTCGGCTGGCTGCTCTGGTCCCTGCTCTGGAACGGGTACTTGGGAGGCTGGTGGCTACTCCCGCTGTACGCGGCCATCCCCGATTCCTGGGCCGAGCCGCACTCCGTGGCCTCAGTCGTGGTTGTTTACGCCTACTACGCGATCATCGCTCTCGCGATCATGACGGCCGTGGGCCGGCTTGGCCGCTGGGGCGAGGTCTGGCGGCGCTACGGGACGCCCGCGTGGCGCCGTGCGGCGCCACCCCCTCCACCGCGGCACGCCCCTGAGGAGGACCCCGCGCGCTGGCCCCACCTGCGCGCCGCCGGCGCCGAGGCGGCCGCCGACAGGCTGACGGCTGAGGCCGGAGCGGGGCTCATGCGTGATGTTGACCATGCCCGTATCTCACGTGCCTGGCACTCCGTACAGGCCGGACGCCACGCCATGGGGGCTTTTACCGAGTCTGTGCTGCGCGACGGAGCAGCAGCCTGCCTCCACCCCTCCGGCAACCGGGATCTGCCCTCACGCGCCGCCCGTCACGACCTCGTGACCGCCCAGGTCCGGCTGGGCACCAGCGCTGACGACCAGCGCAACCCCTACGCCTACCGAGGGACAGGACTGGCCCTCGGACCCGACCTGCTCGGCACCTCGCTGCTCGCCGTGGGCCCCGCTGGCTCCGGGAAAACGGGGCGTGTCGTCTGGCCCCTTGCCGAGTCCCTCTGCCTCCAGGCGCTCGCCGGCCGCGCCGCGGTCGTCGTCGTCGGCGCAGCCGGCAGCGGTCTCGGCCCGGCGGACGACTACGACGTGATCGTGCGTGTGGGAAACCCCGACTCGGCGTACGACATCGACCTGTACGGCGGCGCCACGGACCCGGACGAGGCCGCCGCGGTACTAGCCGAGGCTCTGGCGGGCGATCTCACGCAACCGCACCCGGGCGCCGACAGCCGTCGATCGACCACCGTCCTCGCGCAGCTCCTCGGCCCCTTCCGAGCCGTCCACGGCCGCTTTCCCTCCGTGCCCGAGCTTCGGGAACTCCTCGACGGCGCGCCCGCCCCGCTCGCGGCGCTGCGCCGCGCCCTGGAGGATGAGGGGCAGCTGGGCATGGTCCGTGAACTCGACGCCCGAGCGAGGCAGTCGGGCACCTCCACGGACCCCGGCACCGTTCTCGCCGACCGTGTGGCCCTGCTGGACAGGCCGGCCTTCTCCGGATTCTTCGACACATCGGGGCAGAGCAGGCCGTTCTCGCTGCGGTCCCTCGACCATCCGGTGCGTGTCCGTATCGATCTGCCGGAACGGGGCCACGCGGACGCCTCCCGGATCCTCGCCCGGCTCGTGCTCGCACAATTCAGCATGAGCGTCGCCGCACGCGTGGACCGTTCCCTCTTCGCCTGCCTCGTTGTCGACGACGCCACCGGCACGATCACCCCGGAGTCGGTACGCGGCATCCAGCGATTGCGGTCGGCCCACGCCGGCGTCGTCCTGACGCTGCGCACACTCGACGACGTGCCACGTCCGCTGCGCGGTCCGCTGCTCGGCGCGGCCGGCTGCCGAATGGCCCTGTCGGGGGTCACGCCCTGGGACGGTCAGGACTTCGCCGAGGTGTGGGGCAAGGAATGGACGGAGACGCGTGACATCACCGACCGGCAGATCGTCGCGGACGAGCCTTTGGCCAAAGCCACGCATTTCGTACGGAAGGTGATCACCGGCAAGGCGCCGACGGCGCAGTCCGTGACCGTACGCAAGGTTGAGCGTGAACGGTGGTCGGCCTCCGAACTGGCTCACGCCGTCCCGCCCGGCCACGCCGTGCTGTCCCTCACCACGGTGCGTGGCGAACACGCTCCTCCGCTACTCGTGGACCTCACGGGCTGA
- the gabT gene encoding 4-aminobutyrate--2-oxoglutarate transaminase, which translates to MSAIPQERRVVTAIPGPKSQELQTRRIAAVAAGVGSTMPVFAARAGGGIVEDVDGNRLIDFGSGIAVTTVGSSAEAVVRRASAQLADFTHTCFMVTPYEGYVAVAEQLAELTPGDHAKKSALFNSGAEAVENAVKIARAHTKRQAVIVFDHGYHGRTNLTMALTSKNMPYKDGFGPFAPEVYRVPVAYGYRWPTGPENCGPEAAAQAIDQISKQVGADNVAAIIIEPLLGEGGFIEPAKGFLPALRQFATDHGIVFVADEIQSGFCRTGQWFACEDEGVVPDLITTAKGIAGGLPLSAVTGRAEIMDAAHSGGLGGTYGGNPVACAAALGAIETMKEQDLNGKAKRIEAVMKSRLTAMQEKFDIIGDVRGRGAMIAVELVKAGTKDPNPEATAALAKACHGEGLLVLTCGTYGNVLRFLPPLVIGEELLNEGLGIIEEALAHV; encoded by the coding sequence ATGAGCGCCATCCCGCAGGAGCGCCGCGTCGTCACTGCCATCCCCGGACCCAAGTCGCAGGAGCTTCAGACTCGCCGTATCGCCGCGGTCGCCGCCGGCGTGGGTTCGACGATGCCGGTATTCGCCGCTCGCGCAGGGGGCGGCATCGTCGAGGATGTCGACGGCAACCGGCTCATCGACTTCGGGTCAGGCATCGCGGTGACGACGGTCGGCTCAAGCGCCGAAGCCGTCGTACGGCGCGCCAGCGCGCAGCTCGCCGACTTCACCCACACCTGTTTCATGGTCACGCCCTACGAGGGGTACGTCGCGGTCGCCGAACAACTGGCCGAGTTGACTCCGGGCGACCACGCGAAGAAGTCCGCGCTGTTCAACTCCGGTGCGGAGGCCGTCGAGAACGCAGTCAAGATCGCACGCGCCCACACCAAGCGCCAGGCCGTCATCGTCTTTGACCACGGCTATCACGGCCGCACCAACCTGACCATGGCTCTGACGTCGAAGAACATGCCGTACAAGGACGGGTTCGGGCCGTTCGCCCCCGAGGTCTACCGCGTCCCCGTCGCGTACGGCTACCGCTGGCCGACCGGCCCGGAGAACTGCGGCCCCGAAGCTGCCGCGCAGGCCATCGACCAGATCAGCAAGCAGGTCGGCGCGGACAACGTCGCGGCCATCATCATCGAGCCGCTGCTCGGTGAGGGTGGTTTCATCGAGCCGGCCAAGGGTTTCCTCCCGGCGCTGCGCCAGTTCGCCACGGATCACGGCATCGTGTTCGTGGCGGACGAGATCCAGTCGGGGTTCTGCCGTACCGGTCAGTGGTTCGCCTGTGAGGACGAGGGCGTCGTCCCCGACCTCATCACCACGGCCAAGGGCATCGCCGGCGGTCTGCCGCTCTCCGCCGTCACCGGCCGCGCCGAGATCATGGACGCCGCGCACTCCGGCGGTCTAGGCGGTACGTACGGCGGCAACCCGGTGGCCTGCGCCGCCGCGCTCGGAGCTATCGAGACCATGAAGGAGCAGGACCTCAACGGCAAGGCCAAGCGCATCGAAGCGGTCATGAAGAGCCGGCTCACGGCTATGCAGGAGAAGTTCGACATCATCGGAGATGTCCGCGGTCGCGGCGCGATGATCGCTGTCGAGCTGGTGAAGGCCGGCACGAAGGACCCCAACCCCGAGGCCACAGCCGCTCTCGCCAAGGCATGTCACGGAGAGGGGCTGCTGGTACTTACCTGTGGCACCTACGGCAATGTCCTGCGCTTCCTTCCGCCGCTTGTCATCGGCGAAGAGCTGCTGAACGAGGGCCTGGGCATCATCGAGGAAGCACTCGCTCACGTCTGA
- a CDS encoding aldehyde dehydrogenase family protein: MTSTHAFWLAGRQATGETTFDVTSPWDGRLVGKVSVPTDAQVEEAVAAAHAVRDEFAGTPAHVRAAALELVTRRLVERTEELAQLISAENGKPLKWARGEVGRAVSVFRFATEEARRFNGGEAQRLDTDGGGTGRLALTRRFPRGAVLGIAPFNFPLNLCAHKIAPAIAAGAPIILKPAPATPLSALILGELLSETDLPAGSWSVLPVSNDRMPALVQDERLPVISFTGSEKVGYSIMESVPRKHCTLELGGNGAAVILADYASDKDLDWAAARIATFSNYQGGQSCISVQRVIADASVYDRLVPRIVKAVETQVTGDPSDIATDVGPLVSEDAAKRVESWVDEAVKAGASLLAGGKRDGASYAPTVLADLPADTTLAREEVFGPVLSVRKVSGETEAFAAVNDSKYGLQAGVFTHDVQTAFRAHRALEVGGVIVGDVPSYRADQMPYGGAKQSGVGREGVRFAMEDYTYERVMVFTGLDL; encoded by the coding sequence ATGACTTCCACCCATGCCTTCTGGCTCGCCGGCCGCCAGGCCACGGGCGAGACCACGTTCGATGTCACCTCTCCCTGGGACGGCCGACTCGTCGGCAAGGTCAGTGTGCCGACCGACGCCCAGGTCGAAGAAGCGGTCGCGGCCGCCCATGCCGTAAGGGACGAGTTCGCGGGTACGCCGGCGCATGTGCGCGCTGCCGCCCTTGAGCTCGTCACTCGGCGCTTGGTGGAGCGCACCGAGGAACTCGCTCAGCTCATCTCGGCGGAGAACGGCAAGCCCCTCAAGTGGGCGCGTGGCGAGGTGGGCAGGGCCGTTTCCGTATTCCGGTTCGCCACTGAGGAAGCTCGCCGTTTCAACGGGGGTGAGGCGCAGAGGCTGGACACCGACGGGGGCGGCACCGGTCGACTGGCGCTGACACGCCGTTTTCCACGAGGCGCTGTCCTCGGCATCGCGCCATTCAACTTCCCGCTCAACCTCTGTGCCCACAAGATCGCTCCCGCTATCGCCGCAGGCGCCCCGATCATCCTGAAGCCCGCCCCCGCGACGCCGCTCTCCGCCCTCATCCTCGGCGAACTGCTCTCCGAGACGGATCTTCCCGCGGGCAGCTGGTCGGTTCTTCCTGTCAGCAACGACAGGATGCCCGCTCTGGTCCAGGACGAGCGGCTGCCCGTGATCTCCTTCACCGGTTCGGAAAAGGTCGGTTACTCGATCATGGAGTCGGTGCCGCGCAAGCACTGCACCCTGGAACTGGGCGGCAACGGCGCGGCCGTGATCCTCGCCGACTACGCCTCGGACAAGGACCTCGACTGGGCAGCTGCCCGGATCGCGACCTTCTCCAACTATCAGGGAGGTCAGTCCTGCATCTCGGTGCAGCGCGTCATCGCGGACGCCTCGGTCTACGACCGCCTGGTGCCGCGCATCGTCAAGGCCGTTGAGACGCAGGTGACCGGTGACCCCTCCGACATCGCCACCGATGTGGGCCCACTCGTCAGCGAGGACGCGGCGAAGCGTGTGGAGAGCTGGGTCGACGAAGCCGTCAAGGCCGGTGCCTCGCTTCTCGCGGGCGGCAAGCGCGACGGTGCCTCCTACGCCCCGACGGTGCTCGCCGATCTGCCGGCTGACACGACTCTGGCCCGTGAGGAGGTGTTCGGTCCCGTGCTTTCGGTTCGTAAGGTGAGCGGTGAGACCGAGGCGTTCGCAGCTGTCAACGACTCCAAGTACGGCCTCCAGGCGGGCGTCTTCACCCACGACGTCCAGACCGCCTTCCGTGCGCACCGGGCCCTTGAGGTCGGCGGCGTGATCGTCGGCGACGTCCCTTCGTACCGTGCCGACCAGATGCCGTACGGCGGCGCCAAACAGTCCGGGGTCGGTCGTGAGGGCGTGCGGTTCGCGATGGAGGACTACACGTACGAGAGGGTCATGGTCTTCACCGGACTCGACCTGTAA
- a CDS encoding PucR family transcriptional regulator — protein MPPTLATLVHHSALKLTVRAGEERLNTPVRWAHASELADPLPYMEGGELLLITALKLDAEDPEEMRSYVKRLVGAGVAGIGFAVGVNYEDIPAALVQAASAECLPLLEVPRKTPFLAISKAVSAAIAADQYRAVTAGFAAQRELTKQALGEGPEGLLRALAGQLDGWAALYDASGAVVATAPEWSARRAARLTPDVQRLRDRPAPASAVVAGAEDRVELHSLGTGRRPRAALAVGTASTLGTAERYAVHSAIALLTLTTERSRAFQAAEQRIGAAVLGLLLAGEPDHARAVAGDLYGGLLDAPFRLIIADTAATSAARSRAQARTGTGRTIPGSGTVTLAGEGIGGTAAAYDALSDAVESAAARAGEAVLVVPDGERLVLLATDRGAAAEACTRHAELLDMGRPPNGAHTNEDIVLGLSAPAGPVAATTAYRQAEQAISVARRRGRTLVEHEDVAAGSVLPLLADDAVRAFADGLLRALHDHDATGRGDLVASLRAWLSRHGQWDAAAADLGVHRHTLRYRMRRVEEILGRSLDDPDVRMELWLALKTTTTVGTTTE, from the coding sequence ATGCCGCCCACCCTCGCCACGCTCGTGCATCATTCCGCGCTCAAGCTCACTGTGCGAGCCGGGGAGGAACGCCTGAACACACCGGTGCGATGGGCGCACGCCAGCGAACTCGCTGACCCCCTCCCATACATGGAGGGCGGAGAGTTGCTGCTCATCACCGCGCTCAAACTGGACGCCGAGGATCCGGAAGAAATGAGGAGCTACGTCAAGCGACTCGTCGGCGCCGGTGTCGCGGGTATCGGCTTCGCGGTCGGCGTCAACTACGAGGACATCCCGGCCGCACTCGTACAGGCAGCCTCCGCGGAGTGCCTGCCGCTGCTCGAAGTGCCCCGCAAAACTCCTTTCCTGGCCATCAGCAAGGCCGTCTCGGCGGCGATCGCAGCCGACCAGTACCGCGCCGTCACCGCGGGTTTCGCGGCCCAGCGTGAGCTGACCAAACAGGCACTCGGCGAAGGCCCCGAGGGGCTGCTGCGTGCACTCGCCGGTCAACTCGACGGGTGGGCGGCGCTCTACGACGCGTCGGGCGCAGTCGTGGCGACCGCCCCCGAGTGGTCAGCGCGCCGTGCGGCCCGACTCACACCCGATGTCCAGCGGTTGCGTGACAGGCCCGCCCCGGCCAGCGCCGTGGTGGCCGGCGCCGAGGACCGTGTGGAACTGCACTCCCTGGGCACGGGTCGGCGCCCACGCGCCGCGCTCGCGGTCGGCACGGCCAGCACTCTCGGTACCGCCGAGCGATACGCCGTCCACTCGGCCATCGCCCTTCTCACTCTCACCACGGAGCGCTCACGCGCTTTTCAGGCCGCCGAACAGCGCATCGGGGCCGCTGTACTAGGGCTACTGCTTGCAGGCGAACCCGACCACGCCCGCGCGGTCGCGGGGGACCTCTACGGCGGACTGCTCGACGCCCCTTTCCGGCTGATCATCGCTGACACCGCCGCCACGTCTGCGGCGCGTTCCCGTGCCCAGGCGCGCACGGGAACGGGGCGGACGATCCCGGGCAGCGGGACCGTCACGCTGGCGGGGGAGGGCATCGGCGGCACCGCCGCGGCGTACGACGCGCTGTCCGACGCAGTGGAGTCGGCGGCGGCGCGCGCGGGGGAGGCGGTGCTGGTCGTGCCCGACGGCGAACGACTCGTACTGCTCGCCACGGACCGGGGCGCCGCGGCGGAGGCCTGTACCCGGCACGCGGAGCTCCTGGACATGGGGCGGCCCCCGAACGGTGCACACACGAATGAGGACATCGTGTTGGGGCTCTCGGCGCCGGCGGGGCCCGTGGCCGCCACGACCGCCTACAGGCAGGCGGAACAGGCCATCTCCGTGGCGCGTCGCAGGGGACGCACCCTGGTCGAGCACGAGGACGTGGCAGCTGGCTCGGTCCTCCCTCTGCTTGCCGATGACGCGGTACGGGCTTTCGCCGACGGCCTCCTTCGCGCGCTCCACGACCACGACGCGACCGGCCGCGGAGACCTGGTCGCCTCCTTGAGAGCATGGCTCTCCCGTCACGGTCAATGGGACGCGGCCGCCGCCGACCTCGGCGTCCACCGGCATACCCTCCGGTACCGGATGCGGCGCGTAGAAGAGATCCTGGGCCGCTCCCTCGACGACCCGGATGTCCGGATGGAGCTGTGGCTGGCCCTCAAGACGACCACGACTGTGGGTACGACGACGGAGTGA